GACGGCCTTGGTGCCCTCGGACACGGCGTGCTTGGCCAGCTCGCCGGGCAGCAGCAGGCGCACGGCCGTCTGGATCTCCCGGGAGGTGATGGTGGAGCGCTTGTTGTAATGCGCCAGGCGGGAGGCCTCGCCGGCGATGCGCTCGAAGATGTCGTTGACGAACGAGTTCATGATGCCCATGGCCTTGGACGAGATGCCGGTGTCGGGGTGCACCTGCTTCAGCACCTTGTACACGTAGATGGAGTAGCTCTCCTTGCGGCTG
This genomic stretch from Canis lupus dingo isolate Sandy chromosome 17, ASM325472v2, whole genome shotgun sequence harbors:
- the LOC112664036 gene encoding histone H2B type 2-E, coding for MPEPAKSAPAPKKGSKKAVTKAQKKDGKKRKRSRKESYSIYVYKVLKQVHPDTGISSKAMGIMNSFVNDIFERIAGEASRLAHYNKRSTITSREIQTAVRLLLPGELAKHAVSEGTKAVTKYTSSK